From Vigna unguiculata cultivar IT97K-499-35 chromosome 5, ASM411807v1, whole genome shotgun sequence, the proteins below share one genomic window:
- the LOC114183699 gene encoding plasmodesmata-located protein 8-like: MSRSLEAVSSYRIILVWRLSSLLILFSSVQAYPSRAHMFIYAVCSQEKYEPNSPFESNLNSFLSSVVSSSSEVTYNSFAIGNGSSTPQEGTVYGLYQCRGDLHPIECSKCVERSVNEIGLVCPYAFGASLQLEGCLVRYEHSGDFLGKLDTSLRYKKCSKGVTSDVEFFRRRDDVLADLQTANGFRVSSSGLVEGFAQCLGDLSISDCSSCLADAVGKLKTLCGSAAAADVFLGQCYARYWASGYYDESDSSNNDQVGKSVAIIVGVFGGLAVLVVLLSICKKAAGK; encoded by the exons ATGTCGAGAAGTCTTGAAGCAGTGTCCAGTTACAGAATCATCTTGGTTTGGAGACTCTCTTCTctgctaattttgttttcttcagtTCAAGCCTACCCTTCACGAGCTCATATGTTCATATATGCAGTCTGTTCTCAGGAAAAATACGAACCGAACTCACCCTTTGAAAGCAACCTGAACAGCTTTCTGTCATCAGTGGTGAGTTCATCTTCTGAAGTAACTTACAATAGCTTTGCTATTGGAAATGGAAGCTCAACACCACAAGAGGGAACCGTGTACGGGTTATACCAGTGCAGAGGTGATCTGCACCCAATTGAGTGCTCAAAGTGTGTTGAAAGATCGGTTAACGAAATAGGTTTGGTTTGTCCATATGCTTTTGGAGCTTCTTTGCAACTTGAAGGGTGCCTTGTAAGATATGAACATTCTGGTGATTTTCTTGGGAAATTGGACACGAGTCTGAGGTATAAGAAATGCAGCAAAGGTGTGACGAGTGATGTTGAGTTCTTCAGGCGTAGAGATGATGTTCTTGCTGATTTGCAAACTGCTAATGGATTTAGAGTGAGTAGCTCAGGGCTAGTTGAAGGGTTTGCGCAATGCTTGGGGGATTTAAGTATATCAGATTGCTCCTCTTGTCTAGCAGATGCAGTTGGAAAACTGAAAACCTTGTGCGGATCTGCTGCTGCAGCTGATGTGTTCTTGGGACAATGTTATGCTCGCTACTGGGCTTCTGGCTATTATGATGAATCAG ATTCCTCCAACAATGATCAAGTGGGAAAATCAGTTGCTATTATTGTGGGAGTGTTTGGAGGTCTTGCAGTTCTGGTTGTACTGCTCTCAATTTGCAAAAAAGCAGCTG GTAAGTAA
- the LOC114184518 gene encoding protein MAIN-LIKE 1-like, translating to MVRTRENISRRGSHDARQSSAHDKEQRIGHDGAGFPDGPFDTSLLTQYQDHVARIIWKGQDRVVKLVFHIKKVKNSGRPHPSVLPFVVSSGLSPLCNILYEYPNTGLILGFVERWHPETNTFHLPIGEMTISLYDVWSLLHLPIIGEFCSTENLEYEDSLEIMMTLLGVDRAMTSNELNQSRGGQVRLSWLRNLYRSCCDNELWEFVARAYLLHLVGSTIFANKSATYVRTHYLELFRDLPTCRRYAWGVAALVYLYEQLGDASFANTKQLPGYLPLLQHFLALGRKQLRDTYVEIEPHARRYVTGRATSAIADVRVQLDALTYDGVI from the exons ATGGTTAGGACAAGAGAAAATATATCTAGACGTGGTTCACATGATGCACGCCAGAGTTCTGCACATG ACAAGGAGCAGAGGATTGGCCACGATGGTGCAGGATTTCCAGATGGTCCCTTTGATACATCTTTATTGACTCAGTATCAGGATCATGTTGCACGTATCATATGGAAGGGTCAG GATCGAGTTGTGAAACTAGTCTTCcatattaaaaaagtgaaaaattcaGGACGTCCTCACCCTTCTGTTCTACCTTTTGTGGTATCTTCTGGATTATCGCCTCTGTGCAATATTTTATACGAATATCCCAATACTGGATTAATATTGGGTTTCGTGGAAAGATGGCATCCCGAGACTAATACTTTTCATCTACCAATTGGTGAGATGACCATCTCTTTATATGACGTTTGGTCACTCCTTCATCTTCCCATCATTGGAGAGTTTTGCTCCACTGAAAATCTTGAATATGAAGATTCACTCGAGATTATGATGACACTTCTCGGTGTTGATCGGGCTATGACTTCCAATGAGTTGAATCAAAGTCGGGGTGGACAAGTCAGACTTAGTTGGTTGAGAAACTTGTATAGAAGCTGTTGTGATAACGAGCTATGGGAGTTTGTTGCACGTGCATATCTTTTGCACCTTGTAGGGTCCACGATATTTGCTAATAAAAGTGCCACCTATGTTCGTACCCATTACCTCGAGCTTTTTAGAGATCTCCCTACATGTCGTAGATATGCTTGGGGAGTTGCTGCTCTTGTTTACTTATATGAGCAACTAGGAGATGCTAGCTTTGCAAATACAAAGCAATTACCTGGATATCTACCTCTTCTACAG CACTTCCTTGCATTGGGAAGGAAGCAATTACGTGATACATATGTGGAGATCGAACCCCATGCTAGACGTTATGTCACTGGACGCGCTACTTCCGCTATAGCTGATGTTAGAGTCCAGTTGGATGCCTTGACATATGATGGGGTCATTTGA